In a single window of the Gossypium hirsutum isolate 1008001.06 chromosome D02, Gossypium_hirsutum_v2.1, whole genome shotgun sequence genome:
- the LOC107910685 gene encoding 1,4-alpha-glucan-branching enzyme 1, chloroplastic/amyloplastic isoform X2, translated as MLGSLSLLAATPFAFRSFSPSSNNNRSLSSGTNHQIAKQLATESGRGSQKLLRRHVFPVYRRVSYGSPISAVMIDDSSTITTSEENTQNIGILDIDSALRPFKDHFQYRIKKFVDQKNLFENYEGGLEEFAKGYLRFGFNREEDGIVYREWAPAAQEAQVVGDFNGWDGSNHKMEKNEFGVWSIKIPDSEGNPAIPHNSRVKFRFKHGDGVWVDRIPAWIKYAIVDPTRFGAPYDGVHWDPPPSERYEFKYPRPPKPKAPRIYEAHVGMSSSEPRINSYREFADDVLPRIQANNYNTVQLMAVMEHSYYASFGYHVTNFFSVSSRSGTPEDLKYLIDKAHSLGLRVLMDVVHSHASNNVTDGLNGFDVGQSSQESYFHTGERGYHKLWDSRLFNYGNWEVLRFLLSNLRWWLEEFKFDGFRFDGVTSMLYHHHGINMPFTGDYNEYFSEATDVDAVVYLMLANSLINNILPDATVIAEDVSGMPGLGRPVSEGGIGFDYRLAMAIPDKWIDYLKNKNDEEWSMMDLSCSLTNRRYTEKCISYAESHDQSIVGDKTIAFFLMDKEMYSGMSCLTDASPTIDRGIALHKMIHFITMALGGEGYLNFMGNEFGHPEWIDFPREGNGWSYEKCRRQWTLVDTDHLRYKFMNAFDRAMNALDDKFSFLSSTKQIVSCTDEENKVIVFERGDLVFVFNFHPENTYDGYKVGCDLPGKYRVALDSDAWEFGGHGRVGHDVDHFTSPEGIPGVPETNFNNRPNSFKVLSPARTCVVYYKVDESVEETNGINVISVSETLEMDASKQKNAEESAILILPRLIMEIKKIHKKLMTVTPPVSMRNCKKMEQSRKVLKNQQLLC; from the exons ATGCTGGGTTCGTTGAGTCTTCTCGCAGCAACGCCTTTTGCTTTTCGTTCTTTCTCACCTTCATCTAACAACAATCGCTCTTTG AGTTCAGGAACTAATCATCAAATTGCTAAACAACTGGCCACTGAATCCGGACGTGGATCCCAAAAATTGCTTCGGCGACATGTATTTCCAGTTTATCGAAGG GTCAGTTATGGTTCTCCAATATCAGCTGTTATGATTGATGATAGTTCAACAATTACAACCTCCGAGGAAAACACGCAAAACATTGGTATCTTGGATATTGATTCTGCCCTCCGACCGTTTAAAGATCACTTTCAATATAGAATTAAGAAATTTGTGGATCAGAAAAATCTCTTTGAAAATTATGAGGGAGGCTTGGAGGAATTTGCAAAAG GTTATTTGAGATTTGGATTTAACAGAGAAGAGGATGGAATTGTCTACCGTGAGTGGGCTCCTGCTGCTCA GGAAGCTCAAGTTGTTGGAGACTTTAACGGATGGGATGGTTCCAACCACAAGATGGAAAAAAATGAATTTGGCGTTTGGAGTATTAAAATTCCGGATTCTGAGGGAAATCCTGCTATTCCTCATAATTCAAGAGTCAAGTTCCGATTCAAGCATGGTGATGGAGTTTGGGTAGACAGAATTCCTGCTTGGATTAAGTATGCCATTGTAGACCCTACCAGATTTGGAGCACCATATGATGGTGTGCATTGGGATCCTCCACCTTCAGAAAG GTATGAATTTAAGTACCCCCGTCCTCCAAAACCTAAAGCCCCAAGAATATATGAAGCGCATGTTGGAATGAGTAGCTCAGAACCACGTATTAATTCATACAGAGAATTTGCTGATGATGTTTTACCCCGTATTCAGGCAAATAACTATAATACCGTACAATTGATGGCTGTAATGGAGCATTCCTACTATGCGTCATTTGGATACCATGTAACGAACTTTTTTTCTGTAAGCAGTAGATCTGGAACTCCTGAGGACCTcaaatatttaattgataaagCTCACAGCTTAGGTCTACGGGTCTTAATGGATGTTGTTCACAGTCATGCAAGTAACAATGTGACTGATGGACTTAATGGCTTTGATGTTGGCCAAAGTTCCCAGGAATCGTATTTTCACACTGGAGAAAGAGGTTACCACAAGTTATGGGATAGTCGACTGTTCAATTATGGTAATTGGGAAGTCCTTCGCTTCCTTCTTTCAAACTTGAGGTGGTGGCTTGAGGAGTTCAAATTTGATGGGTTTAGGTTTGATGGAGTGACTTCCATGTTGTATCATCACCATGGTATCAACATGCCATTCACAGGGGATTACAATGAGTATTTCAGTGAGGCAACAGATGTTGATGCTGTTGTTTATTTAATGCTGGCCAATTCTCTGATAAATAACATCTTGCCAGATGCGACTGTAATTGCTGAAGATGTTTCTGGTATGCCTGGACTTGGTAGGCCAGTCTCTGAAGGGGGAATTGGGTTTGACTACCGCCTGGCTATGGCCATCCCTGACAAGTGGATTGATTACTTGAAGAATAAGAATGATGAAGAGTGGTCAATGATGGACTTATCCTGTAGCTTGACAAATAGGAGATACACTGAGAAGTGTATATCCTATGCTGAGAGTCACGATCAG TCTATCGTAGGTGACAAGACAATAGCATTTTTCCTAATGGATAAAGAAATGTACTCTGGCATGTCATGTTTAACAGATGCTTCTCCTACCATTGACCGAGGGATTGCACTTCACAAG atgatacattttattactatgGCATTAGGAGGAGAGGGCTACCTTAATTTTATGGGAAATGAG TTTGGACATCCTGAATGGATTGACTTTCCAAGAGAAGGCAATGGGTGGAGTTATGAAAAGTGCAGAAGGCAGTGGACCCTGGTGGATACCGATCACTTAAGATACAAG TTCATGAATGCATTTGATAGAGCTATGAATGCACTTGATGATAAATTTTCATTCCTCTCATCGACAAAACAGATAGTGAGCTGCACTGATGAAGAAAACAAG GTTATCGTCTTTGAGAGGGGAGATCTCGTTTTCGTGTTCAACTTTCATCCAGAAAATACGTATGATGG GTACAAAGTGGGGTGTGACTTGCCAGGGAAGTATAGAGTTGCCCTGGATAGTGATGCTTGGGAATTTGGTGGGCATGGAAGA GTGGGTCATGATGTGGACCATTTTACATCCCCAGAAGGGATTCCAGGTGTACCTGAAACTAATTTCAACAACCGCCCTAATTCTTTCAAAGTACTCTCACCAGCTCGCACATGTGTG GTTTATTATAAAGTGGATGAAAGTGTAGAAGAAACTAATGGTATCAATGTAATTAGTGTCAGTGAGACATTAGAAATGGATGCATCAAAGCAGAAGAATGCTGAGGAATCGGCTATCTTG ATTCTCCCCAGGTTGATCATGGAGATAAAGAAAATCCACAAGAAACTAATGACCGTGACACCGCCAGTTTCGATGAGGAATTGCAAAAAGATGGAGCAAAGCAGGAAAGTATTGAAGAACCAGCAGCTTCTGTGCTAG
- the LOC107910685 gene encoding 1,4-alpha-glucan-branching enzyme 1, chloroplastic/amyloplastic isoform X1, with protein sequence MLGSLSLLAATPFAFRSFSPSSNNNRSLSSGTNHQIAKQLATESGRGSQKLLRRHVFPVYRRVSYGSPISAVMIDDSSTITTSEENTQNIGILDIDSALRPFKDHFQYRIKKFVDQKNLFENYEGGLEEFAKGYLRFGFNREEDGIVYREWAPAAQEAQVVGDFNGWDGSNHKMEKNEFGVWSIKIPDSEGNPAIPHNSRVKFRFKHGDGVWVDRIPAWIKYAIVDPTRFGAPYDGVHWDPPPSERYEFKYPRPPKPKAPRIYEAHVGMSSSEPRINSYREFADDVLPRIQANNYNTVQLMAVMEHSYYASFGYHVTNFFSVSSRSGTPEDLKYLIDKAHSLGLRVLMDVVHSHASNNVTDGLNGFDVGQSSQESYFHTGERGYHKLWDSRLFNYGNWEVLRFLLSNLRWWLEEFKFDGFRFDGVTSMLYHHHGINMPFTGDYNEYFSEATDVDAVVYLMLANSLINNILPDATVIAEDVSGMPGLGRPVSEGGIGFDYRLAMAIPDKWIDYLKNKNDEEWSMMDLSCSLTNRRYTEKCISYAESHDQSIVGDKTIAFFLMDKEMYSGMSCLTDASPTIDRGIALHKMIHFITMALGGEGYLNFMGNEFGHPEWIDFPREGNGWSYEKCRRQWTLVDTDHLRYKFMNAFDRAMNALDDKFSFLSSTKQIVSCTDEENKVIVFERGDLVFVFNFHPENTYDGYKVGCDLPGKYRVALDSDAWEFGGHGRVGHDVDHFTSPEGIPGVPETNFNNRPNSFKVLSPARTCVVYYKVDESVEETNGINVISVSETLEMDASKQKNAEESAILVDHGDKENPQETNDRDTASFDEELQKDGAKQESIEEPAASVLDKKIVGSKLDEPEVEEMEDRTPDD encoded by the exons ATGCTGGGTTCGTTGAGTCTTCTCGCAGCAACGCCTTTTGCTTTTCGTTCTTTCTCACCTTCATCTAACAACAATCGCTCTTTG AGTTCAGGAACTAATCATCAAATTGCTAAACAACTGGCCACTGAATCCGGACGTGGATCCCAAAAATTGCTTCGGCGACATGTATTTCCAGTTTATCGAAGG GTCAGTTATGGTTCTCCAATATCAGCTGTTATGATTGATGATAGTTCAACAATTACAACCTCCGAGGAAAACACGCAAAACATTGGTATCTTGGATATTGATTCTGCCCTCCGACCGTTTAAAGATCACTTTCAATATAGAATTAAGAAATTTGTGGATCAGAAAAATCTCTTTGAAAATTATGAGGGAGGCTTGGAGGAATTTGCAAAAG GTTATTTGAGATTTGGATTTAACAGAGAAGAGGATGGAATTGTCTACCGTGAGTGGGCTCCTGCTGCTCA GGAAGCTCAAGTTGTTGGAGACTTTAACGGATGGGATGGTTCCAACCACAAGATGGAAAAAAATGAATTTGGCGTTTGGAGTATTAAAATTCCGGATTCTGAGGGAAATCCTGCTATTCCTCATAATTCAAGAGTCAAGTTCCGATTCAAGCATGGTGATGGAGTTTGGGTAGACAGAATTCCTGCTTGGATTAAGTATGCCATTGTAGACCCTACCAGATTTGGAGCACCATATGATGGTGTGCATTGGGATCCTCCACCTTCAGAAAG GTATGAATTTAAGTACCCCCGTCCTCCAAAACCTAAAGCCCCAAGAATATATGAAGCGCATGTTGGAATGAGTAGCTCAGAACCACGTATTAATTCATACAGAGAATTTGCTGATGATGTTTTACCCCGTATTCAGGCAAATAACTATAATACCGTACAATTGATGGCTGTAATGGAGCATTCCTACTATGCGTCATTTGGATACCATGTAACGAACTTTTTTTCTGTAAGCAGTAGATCTGGAACTCCTGAGGACCTcaaatatttaattgataaagCTCACAGCTTAGGTCTACGGGTCTTAATGGATGTTGTTCACAGTCATGCAAGTAACAATGTGACTGATGGACTTAATGGCTTTGATGTTGGCCAAAGTTCCCAGGAATCGTATTTTCACACTGGAGAAAGAGGTTACCACAAGTTATGGGATAGTCGACTGTTCAATTATGGTAATTGGGAAGTCCTTCGCTTCCTTCTTTCAAACTTGAGGTGGTGGCTTGAGGAGTTCAAATTTGATGGGTTTAGGTTTGATGGAGTGACTTCCATGTTGTATCATCACCATGGTATCAACATGCCATTCACAGGGGATTACAATGAGTATTTCAGTGAGGCAACAGATGTTGATGCTGTTGTTTATTTAATGCTGGCCAATTCTCTGATAAATAACATCTTGCCAGATGCGACTGTAATTGCTGAAGATGTTTCTGGTATGCCTGGACTTGGTAGGCCAGTCTCTGAAGGGGGAATTGGGTTTGACTACCGCCTGGCTATGGCCATCCCTGACAAGTGGATTGATTACTTGAAGAATAAGAATGATGAAGAGTGGTCAATGATGGACTTATCCTGTAGCTTGACAAATAGGAGATACACTGAGAAGTGTATATCCTATGCTGAGAGTCACGATCAG TCTATCGTAGGTGACAAGACAATAGCATTTTTCCTAATGGATAAAGAAATGTACTCTGGCATGTCATGTTTAACAGATGCTTCTCCTACCATTGACCGAGGGATTGCACTTCACAAG atgatacattttattactatgGCATTAGGAGGAGAGGGCTACCTTAATTTTATGGGAAATGAG TTTGGACATCCTGAATGGATTGACTTTCCAAGAGAAGGCAATGGGTGGAGTTATGAAAAGTGCAGAAGGCAGTGGACCCTGGTGGATACCGATCACTTAAGATACAAG TTCATGAATGCATTTGATAGAGCTATGAATGCACTTGATGATAAATTTTCATTCCTCTCATCGACAAAACAGATAGTGAGCTGCACTGATGAAGAAAACAAG GTTATCGTCTTTGAGAGGGGAGATCTCGTTTTCGTGTTCAACTTTCATCCAGAAAATACGTATGATGG GTACAAAGTGGGGTGTGACTTGCCAGGGAAGTATAGAGTTGCCCTGGATAGTGATGCTTGGGAATTTGGTGGGCATGGAAGA GTGGGTCATGATGTGGACCATTTTACATCCCCAGAAGGGATTCCAGGTGTACCTGAAACTAATTTCAACAACCGCCCTAATTCTTTCAAAGTACTCTCACCAGCTCGCACATGTGTG GTTTATTATAAAGTGGATGAAAGTGTAGAAGAAACTAATGGTATCAATGTAATTAGTGTCAGTGAGACATTAGAAATGGATGCATCAAAGCAGAAGAATGCTGAGGAATCGGCTATCTTG GTTGATCATGGAGATAAAGAAAATCCACAAGAAACTAATGACCGTGACACCGCCAGTTTCGATGAGGAATTGCAAAAAGATGGAGCAAAGCAGGAAAGTATTGAAGAACCAGCAGCTTCTGTGCTAGACAAAAAGATTGTGGGAAGTAAGTTAGATGAGCCGGAAGTGGAAGAGATGGAGGACAGAACCCCGGACGACTAA